The Mangrovimonas cancribranchiae nucleotide sequence CTGGCACATGAATATGAACATTATAATTATCGAATACCTCTGGATTTATACCAAATGTTTTCGCATTAGATTTAATATACTCCATGGCAATAGTAGCAGATTCTTTCATCACCTTGCCAAGGTTTCCGGTAATGCTTAAATTACCTTTTCCTTTTGAAAGTATAGATTCGATAAATAAAATATCACCTCCTACTCTTGTCCAAGCTAAACCTGTTACTACACCAGCAACATTATTATTTTCGTATTTATCACGTTCTAGTTTAGGTGCACCAAGAACCTCAACAACATCATCGTTGGTAACTTTTATGTTGTAATCTTCTTCCATAGCTATATTTTTGGCAGCATAGCGTACCATTTTAGCTACTTGTTTATTTAAACCACGAACACCAGATTCTCTTGTATAGCCTTCTACAATTTTTTCTAATTGTGGTTTACCTATTTTTAGGTTATCGGTATTTAAACCATGTTCTTTTAATTGATCTGGTAACAAATGCCTTTTAGCTATTTCCACTTTTTCTTCAATAGTATAGCCAGTAACATTAATAACTTCCATTCTATCACGTAATGCTGGCTGAATTGTAGACAGTGTGTTACATGTTGCTATAAACATAACTTTAGATAGGTCGTAACCCATTTCTAAAAAATTGTCATGAAACTCGCTATTTTGTTCTGGGTCTAAAACTTCTAACATGGCCGATGAAGGGTCGCCTTGATGTGAACTTGCCAGTTTGTCTATTTCATCCAATACAAATACTGGGTTTGATGTTCCTGCCTTTTTAAGATTTTGAATTATTCTACCTGGCATGGCACCAATATATGTTTTTCTGTGACCGCGTATTTCGGCTTCGTCACGCAAACCACCTAACGACATACGGACGTATTCTCTACCCAAGGCTTCGGCGATAGATTTTCCTAAAGAGGTTTTACCAACTCCTGGAGGTCCGTATAGACAAAGAATTGGCGATTTCATATCGTTACGCAACTTAAGTACGGCTAAATACTCTATAATACGACGTTTCACATCGTCTAATCCATAATGGTCACGATCTAAAATTTTCTTAGCACGTTTTAAATCAAACTTATCTTTACTAAACTCATTCCAAGGAAGTTCTAAAAACAAATCTAGATAATTACGCTGAATAGAGTACTCTGCAACTTGTGGATTCATGCGTTGCATTTTTGCTATTTCTTTTTCAAAATGCTTGGCTACTTTGTCGTCCCAGTTTTTGCTTTTGGCACGCTCTTTCATTTCTTCCAACTCCTGGTCGTGGCTTACGCCTCCCAATTCTTCTTGAATGGTTTTCATTTGCTGATGAAGGAAATATTCGCGTTGCTGTTGACTCATATCGTTTTGAACCTTAAGCTGAATATCATTTTTAAGCTCCAGTTTTTGGAACTCTATATTCATATACTTTAAGGTTTCGAGAGAGCGATCTTTTAAATGATTTATCTCAAGTAACTTTTGCTTATCCTTAACATCTAAATTCATATTAGACGAGACAAAGTTTACCAAAAAGGAGTTACTTTGAATATTTTTGATAGCAAACGATGCTTCTGTTGGAATGTTTGGGCTATCTTTTATAATTTGTAGTGCCAAGTCTTTAATAGAATCGATAATGGCTCCAAACTCCTTACTTGTTGGTTCTGGTTTTTCTTCTTTAACATCGCTTACCGTTGCTGTCATATAAGGTTCTTCTGTTAAAACCTCATCTATTTTAAAGCGCTTTTTTCCTTGTATAATAACAGTTACATTGCCATCTGGCATTTTTAGCACACGTAAAATACGTGCTACAGTTCCTGTTTTATAAATATCGGTTGGCGAAGGGTTTTCTACCTCTTCATCTTTTTGAGCAACAACACCAATTACCTTGCTTCCTGAATTGGCATCATTAATTAACTTTATAGATTTATCTCTACCAGCGGTTATAGGAATAACAACACCAGGGAATAATACTGTATTACGTAACGATAATATAGGTAGGGTTTCGGGTAGATCTTCTTTGTTAATTTCTTCTTCGTCTTCTGGAGTCATTAACGGAATTAACTCGGCATTCTCATCAAACTCTTGTAATGACAAACTGTCAAGACTTAAAAAACTTGTTTTCTTCATAGTAATATTTGAGCCATTCTGTCATAATTAATGTAATATAACAGAAATCAATTGCTTATTTTTAAATTAAAAAATCAAATGTCTCTTTGTGTTTCAAGCATTTAAGCTAATAACCAAGATACATTTGCTACCTATACCGACAATTAATATGCCACGAATTATTTTTTTTCTAGATAACTGTAACAAACAAAACATTGTATTATCTATATAATAGCAAAACGCTTTAATTGACACTAACCCATCAAAATATCGAACAGCTTATTAAGCTTTGCAAAGTAGGTAACCAACTTGCGCAATTGGAAATCTACAACAGGTACCACAAAGCTATGTATAACATAAGCTATAGGATTGTAAAAAACGATTTTGTCGCAGAAGACATTATGCAAGATGCCTTTTTAACGGCATTTACAAAACTTAATAGCCTAAACGATATAAACACATTTGGTGCTTGGTTAAAACGTATTGTAGTAAACAAAAGTATTTATCATTTTAATAAAAATAGTAAATACCAAAACGTTCCTTTTGATGATGTTGCTTTTAAAATTGAAGAAGACTCGAGTATAGATAATAGCTCTGAGAATTTTTCACAACTAAAAGCTAAAGAAATTCTTAAAACAATGAATTCGCTTAAAGAAAACTATAGAATTGCTTTAACCCTACATTTAATTGAAGGATACGATTACGAGGAAATATGTGATATTATGAATTTGTCTTACGCTAATTGCAGAACAACTATTTCTAGAGCTAAAGCTAGTTTAAGACAAAAGTTAGAACCTATGGTTAATTAAT carries:
- a CDS encoding RNA polymerase sigma factor, which encodes MTLTHQNIEQLIKLCKVGNQLAQLEIYNRYHKAMYNISYRIVKNDFVAEDIMQDAFLTAFTKLNSLNDINTFGAWLKRIVVNKSIYHFNKNSKYQNVPFDDVAFKIEEDSSIDNSSENFSQLKAKEILKTMNSLKENYRIALTLHLIEGYDYEEICDIMNLSYANCRTTISRAKASLRQKLEPMVN
- the lon gene encoding endopeptidase La, with protein sequence MKKTSFLSLDSLSLQEFDENAELIPLMTPEDEEEINKEDLPETLPILSLRNTVLFPGVVIPITAGRDKSIKLINDANSGSKVIGVVAQKDEEVENPSPTDIYKTGTVARILRVLKMPDGNVTVIIQGKKRFKIDEVLTEEPYMTATVSDVKEEKPEPTSKEFGAIIDSIKDLALQIIKDSPNIPTEASFAIKNIQSNSFLVNFVSSNMNLDVKDKQKLLEINHLKDRSLETLKYMNIEFQKLELKNDIQLKVQNDMSQQQREYFLHQQMKTIQEELGGVSHDQELEEMKERAKSKNWDDKVAKHFEKEIAKMQRMNPQVAEYSIQRNYLDLFLELPWNEFSKDKFDLKRAKKILDRDHYGLDDVKRRIIEYLAVLKLRNDMKSPILCLYGPPGVGKTSLGKSIAEALGREYVRMSLGGLRDEAEIRGHRKTYIGAMPGRIIQNLKKAGTSNPVFVLDEIDKLASSHQGDPSSAMLEVLDPEQNSEFHDNFLEMGYDLSKVMFIATCNTLSTIQPALRDRMEVINVTGYTIEEKVEIAKRHLLPDQLKEHGLNTDNLKIGKPQLEKIVEGYTRESGVRGLNKQVAKMVRYAAKNIAMEEDYNIKVTNDDVVEVLGAPKLERDKYENNNVAGVVTGLAWTRVGGDILFIESILSKGKGNLSITGNLGKVMKESATIAMEYIKSNAKTFGINPEVFDNYNVHIHVPEGATPKDGPSAGITMLTSLVSLFTQRKVKKNLAMTGEITLRGKVLPVGGIKEKILAAKRARIKEIILCEDNKRDIDEIKEEYLKGLTFHYVSDMSDVINIALTNTKVKNAKKL